One window of Bacillus sp. FJAT-45350 genomic DNA carries:
- a CDS encoding DUF378 domain-containing protein translates to MSGIQRTALVLAIIGAINWGLIGFFRFDLVAAIFGGQAAAISRFIYALVGLAGLYCISILFKPSEELERSPEPQR, encoded by the coding sequence GTGAGTGGTATTCAACGTACAGCGTTAGTTCTAGCAATTATCGGTGCGATCAACTGGGGACTTATCGGTTTCTTCCGTTTTGACCTTGTAGCAGCCATCTTTGGTGGGCAAGCCGCTGCAATCTCAAGATTTATCTATGCCTTAGTTGGTTTAGCTGGTCTATATTGTATTTCAATCTTATTTAAACCAAGTGAAGAGCTTGAAAGAAGTCCTGAACCTCAACGTTAA
- a CDS encoding glucose-6-phosphate isomerase, with translation MNNTLTFDYSKALPFIQQHEIDYLAGAVKTAHDALHNGTGAGNEYIGWVNLPKVYNKEEFARVQKAAEKIKSDSDVLLVIGIGGSYLGARAAIEALNHSFYNVLEKRNTPQVFFVGNNISSTYVKDLLSLIEEKDVSINVISKSGTTTEPAIAFRIFREHLEKKYGKEEARKRIYATTDKEKGALKTVATDEGYETFVIPDDVGGRFSVLTAVGLLPIAVAGLNIEQMMQGAADAMDKYNNDNLAENEAYQYAAVRNAFYNKGKTIELMVNYEPALQYVSEWWKQLFGESEGKDKKGIFPGSVNFSTDLHSMGQYVQDGRRDLFETILNVEKVREEITIEEHSSDLDDLNYLAGQTMDFVNKKAFQGTLLAHTDGGVPNLIVSIPELNEYHFGYMIYFFEKACAISGYLLGVNPFDQPGVEAYKKNMFALLGKPGFEKEKAELEKRL, from the coding sequence ATGAACAATACATTAACGTTTGATTATAGTAAAGCATTGCCTTTTATACAACAGCATGAAATTGATTATTTAGCAGGAGCAGTTAAAACTGCACATGATGCATTACATAATGGAACAGGAGCAGGTAATGAATATATTGGTTGGGTAAATTTACCGAAAGTTTATAATAAGGAAGAATTTGCTCGAGTGCAGAAAGCAGCTGAGAAAATAAAATCAGACTCTGATGTTCTTCTTGTCATTGGCATAGGCGGGTCATATCTTGGTGCACGTGCCGCAATAGAAGCCTTAAATCATTCGTTTTATAATGTATTAGAAAAACGTAACACACCACAGGTTTTCTTTGTTGGTAATAATATAAGCTCTACATACGTGAAAGACTTATTATCGTTAATTGAAGAAAAGGATGTTTCAATTAATGTTATCTCTAAATCAGGAACAACAACAGAACCAGCGATTGCCTTTCGTATTTTTCGTGAGCATCTAGAAAAGAAATACGGTAAAGAGGAAGCAAGAAAACGAATTTATGCTACAACAGATAAAGAAAAAGGAGCATTGAAAACAGTTGCGACTGATGAGGGATATGAGACGTTTGTAATACCAGATGATGTAGGTGGGCGTTTCTCAGTACTGACAGCAGTAGGACTGTTACCTATCGCAGTAGCTGGACTTAATATTGAACAGATGATGCAAGGGGCAGCAGATGCAATGGATAAATACAATAATGATAATCTTGCTGAAAATGAAGCCTATCAATATGCAGCTGTACGAAATGCTTTTTATAATAAAGGGAAAACGATTGAATTGATGGTTAATTATGAACCGGCCCTGCAATATGTATCTGAATGGTGGAAGCAATTATTTGGAGAGAGTGAAGGAAAAGATAAGAAGGGGATATTCCCAGGCTCAGTTAATTTCTCAACTGACCTTCATTCGATGGGCCAATATGTTCAAGATGGTCGTCGTGATCTTTTTGAAACAATTTTAAATGTGGAAAAGGTACGTGAAGAAATAACGATTGAAGAGCACTCCTCAGACCTTGATGATTTAAACTACTTAGCAGGACAAACGATGGATTTTGTAAACAAAAAAGCATTTCAAGGAACACTGCTTGCACATACTGACGGAGGAGTTCCGAATCTAATTGTTTCAATACCAGAATTAAATGAATATCACTTTGGATACATGATTTACTTTTTTGAAAAGGCATGTGCAATCAGTGGATACTTATTAGGGGTCAATCCATTTGACCAACCAGGTGTAGAAGCTTACAAGAAGAACATGTTTGCCTTACTTGGAAAACCAGGATTTGAAAAAGAAAAAGCAGAGTTAGAAAAGCGTTTATAG
- a CDS encoding YugN-like family protein, which translates to MILMNSQVENKQFMLKDLEDKLKPLGYVISGNWDYEHGYFDYKLDDNGSYQYLRIPFTAVEGEIDQKGVIVKLGKPFLLAHKYQRGLDDQVMDYNSFMNQFSEPQDKDAYIPPQYVNTGKSLIQELEATLLY; encoded by the coding sequence ATGATTTTAATGAATTCACAAGTTGAAAATAAACAATTTATGCTTAAAGACTTAGAGGATAAGTTAAAGCCACTTGGGTATGTAATTTCTGGTAACTGGGATTATGAACATGGTTATTTTGACTATAAGCTTGATGACAATGGAAGTTATCAATATTTACGAATTCCATTCACAGCTGTAGAAGGTGAAATAGACCAAAAGGGTGTAATTGTTAAACTCGGAAAGCCTTTTCTACTTGCACATAAATATCAACGTGGCTTAGATGACCAGGTTATGGATTATAATTCATTTATGAATCAATTTTCAGAACCACAAGACAAAGATGCGTATATTCCACCTCAATATGTGAATACAGGAAAAAGCTTAATTCAAGAATTAGAAGCAACATTACTTTATTAA
- a CDS encoding carbon-nitrogen hydrolase family protein, with product MKRLRVALLHLLPKAGDLQFNQNLIEKAVMIAGEKNVDWIITPELATSGLQFSSIGTDWITQQPDTWMNHFCTIVKSINATVFLGCAERSKEGALHNSVFVISEKGEIIGNQKKLARVDNWSTSGEVVEPISLENIKVGVLICADSYTGNYADKLLTKGAEILIAPSSWGPGLHGPNGEWEQRSIDTGLPIFVCNRTGEDETVSFWEAESSVIKDGKRLLTYKSKQSAILLFDWDLEAMNLVSTSFDVEYIW from the coding sequence ATGAAGAGATTACGAGTTGCTTTACTACACTTGTTACCTAAAGCTGGAGATTTACAATTCAATCAAAATTTAATTGAAAAAGCAGTTATGATAGCTGGAGAAAAAAATGTAGATTGGATTATCACACCTGAACTAGCGACTAGTGGTTTGCAGTTTTCTAGCATAGGTACGGACTGGATAACCCAACAGCCAGATACTTGGATGAATCATTTTTGTACTATTGTGAAGAGTATTAATGCTACTGTCTTCCTTGGATGTGCAGAACGTTCGAAGGAAGGAGCACTACATAATTCTGTTTTTGTTATAAGTGAGAAGGGTGAAATAATAGGTAATCAAAAGAAGTTAGCAAGAGTAGATAATTGGTCGACATCAGGTGAAGTAGTTGAACCGATATCTTTAGAGAATATAAAAGTTGGTGTATTAATTTGTGCAGATTCCTATACAGGGAATTATGCAGACAAATTACTAACGAAGGGTGCAGAAATTCTAATTGCACCTTCCTCTTGGGGACCAGGCTTACATGGACCAAATGGAGAGTGGGAACAGCGCTCTATTGATACCGGGTTACCTATCTTTGTTTGTAATCGTACCGGAGAGGATGAAACTGTGTCCTTTTGGGAAGCGGAGAGTTCTGTAATAAAAGACGGCAAACGCCTTCTTACTTACAAATCGAAACAATCTGCCATTCTACTGTTTGATTGGGATTTGGAAGCTATGAATTTAGTGTCTACGTCTTTTGATGTGGAGTATATATGGTGA
- a CDS encoding (2Fe-2S) ferredoxin domain-containing protein, with translation MATWDLSNTNHHLLICNGGSCNKSGAEELTLTVRNEISNRGLDNMIHTTRTRCNGRCKDKCVVVDYPKGDWYQNMEPEDVSDFIDSLCANQTFSKKLALSYNGAGFESGDGTVTGDLKNVEVVSKVSKVYE, from the coding sequence ATGGCTACTTGGGATTTATCTAATACAAACCATCATTTATTGATTTGTAATGGAGGAAGTTGCAATAAGTCTGGAGCAGAGGAATTAACACTAACAGTAAGAAATGAAATTAGTAATCGTGGATTAGATAACATGATACATACAACAAGAACACGATGCAATGGTCGTTGCAAGGATAAATGTGTTGTAGTTGATTATCCAAAAGGGGACTGGTATCAAAATATGGAGCCTGAAGATGTTTCAGATTTTATTGATTCACTATGTGCAAACCAAACATTTTCTAAGAAATTAGCACTTTCTTATAATGGAGCAGGGTTTGAAAGTGGAGATGGTACAGTAACGGGTGATCTAAAAAATGTTGAAGTTGTGAGTAAGGTTTCAAAAGTGTACGAGTAA
- a CDS encoding transcriptional regulator: MVSKFEIKYEEWLQTNLTEERNPRRRELLENGLGHGTVEFLRSIWFPTIGNLDHLYPEWEVRDFNNGYRYLDLTYMPMHSKGCIEIQGYGPHARDLDVRRFKDLCWRHSLLTLDGWTLLPIAYLSIKDEPQKCQQLILAFIGKFLSTDSPAQLSWLEAEIVRFARRLLRPFTPLEIANHLRISDRHARRTLHKLVDLQILSVASGEKRARTYKLRL; encoded by the coding sequence ATGGTTAGTAAATTTGAAATAAAGTACGAAGAATGGCTCCAAACAAATCTTACCGAAGAGAGAAACCCAAGAAGGCGCGAGCTCCTTGAAAATGGACTTGGCCACGGAACTGTTGAGTTTCTAAGATCAATTTGGTTCCCTACTATAGGGAACTTAGACCACTTGTACCCTGAATGGGAAGTGCGAGATTTCAACAATGGTTATCGTTACCTTGATCTTACGTACATGCCTATGCACTCTAAAGGTTGTATTGAAATCCAAGGTTATGGACCACATGCTAGAGATTTAGATGTTAGGCGATTTAAAGATTTATGCTGGAGACACTCTTTATTGACTCTTGACGGGTGGACATTGTTACCAATTGCGTACTTATCAATTAAAGATGAGCCACAAAAATGCCAACAACTCATACTAGCATTTATAGGAAAATTCCTCTCTACTGATTCCCCTGCACAGTTATCATGGCTTGAAGCAGAAATTGTGCGATTTGCACGACGCTTATTACGCCCCTTTACCCCACTCGAAATTGCTAATCACCTACGAATAAGTGACCGCCATGCTAGACGTACTTTGCATAAGCTTGTTGATTTACAAATTCTAAGTGTAGCAAGTGGAGAAAAACGAGCGCGTACTTATAAACTAAGACTATGA
- a CDS encoding ATP-grasp domain-containing protein, protein MSKIYIIHENDEWTVHLTKRLKELHLPYEEWHLKNGVVDLQSVPPEGVFYSRMSASSHTRGHRYAPELANAVIAWLERHSRKVFNGSRALELEVSKVAQYLALSIEGITTPKTIAAVGREQLIEAAKQFEGQPFITKHNRAGKGLGVQLFQSTKDLEKYVNGEEFDEPVDGITLIQEYISAPEPYITRCEFVGGKFIYAVKVDTSNGFELCPAEACQIGDLYCPVGEEKEEKPMFEVIPNFEDPLIEKLERFLEKNEIHVAGIEFIRNQEGVIYTYDVNTNTNYNPEAEQVAGVYGMLELSKFLGEELDK, encoded by the coding sequence ATGTCAAAAATTTATATAATTCATGAAAATGATGAATGGACAGTACATTTAACGAAGCGACTAAAGGAATTACACCTACCTTATGAGGAATGGCATTTGAAAAATGGAGTTGTTGATTTACAGTCGGTTCCTCCTGAAGGTGTATTTTATAGCCGAATGAGTGCGTCATCACATACAAGAGGACACCGATACGCTCCAGAATTAGCTAATGCTGTAATTGCGTGGTTAGAGCGTCATAGTAGAAAGGTATTTAACGGGAGTCGAGCTCTTGAATTAGAAGTAAGTAAAGTAGCTCAATATCTTGCGTTAAGCATAGAAGGAATTACAACTCCGAAAACGATTGCTGCTGTAGGAAGAGAGCAGCTTATTGAGGCTGCAAAGCAGTTTGAAGGACAACCTTTTATTACGAAGCATAATCGGGCTGGTAAGGGTTTAGGAGTGCAATTGTTTCAAAGTACTAAAGACCTTGAGAAATACGTGAATGGTGAGGAGTTCGATGAGCCAGTTGACGGGATTACTCTAATACAGGAATATATTTCAGCTCCAGAGCCATATATCACACGTTGTGAGTTTGTTGGTGGGAAGTTTATCTATGCTGTCAAAGTGGATACGTCGAATGGATTTGAGTTATGTCCAGCTGAGGCATGCCAAATTGGCGACTTATATTGCCCGGTAGGTGAAGAGAAAGAGGAAAAGCCGATGTTTGAAGTTATTCCTAATTTTGAAGACCCTCTAATAGAGAAACTAGAGCGTTTTTTAGAGAAAAATGAGATTCATGTTGCTGGGATAGAATTTATTCGTAATCAAGAAGGGGTTATCTACACGTATGATGTAAATACGAATACAAATTATAATCCAGAAGCTGAACAAGTAGCAGGAGTATATGGAATGCTAGAATTATCCAAGTTTTTAGGGGAAGAGCTAGACAAATAA